The genomic window AGGGAACCTCTGGACAGGGAGGCTGCGGCTGCGAAGCGCGATGAATCCGCCTGCGCTGCGTCGCGCGACCCTCTGCAGATCTACGGATCTGCGATCGGATCACGCTGCTTGCTCAGGCGGCGACTCCCGCTTCTCGCTCGATTCCTCCCTGTGCAGAGATTCCCTAGACGCTCTCCGGGGCCTGTCGCATACTCCGATCCACATGATCCGTATCGACACAGAAAAGGCGATCGTCGAAGTCGAAACCGCATCCGGGGTGCAGACCTTTCCGATGGATTCACCCGAAGCGTTCGCGGCCGTTTCGGATGCCTGGCTGCGCTGCGGCTGGGACAACAAGTACGTCTATAGCTTCACCTGGATGGGGCGTCCGATCATCCAGATGCCCGAAGACCTCCTGCGCATTCAGGAAGTCATCTACACGGTGAAACCCGATGTGATCGTAGAAACTGGCGTCGCGCACGGTGGCTCGGCCATCTTCTACGCGTCGCTCTTTCGCGCAATCGGCAAGGGGCGTGTGATCGGAATCGACATCGAGATCCGTCCTCACAATCGCAAGGCCATCGAAGAACACGAACTCTTCGATGCAATCACTCTGATAGAGGGTTCGTCGATTGATGCCTCGATCGTAGAGCGAGTGAAACGCGAACTCGGCCCGGACGAAAAAGTGCTCGTCATCCTGGATTCCAAGCACACAAAGGACCACGTGCTCGCGGAGTTGGAAGCCTATGCTCCGATGGCCTCGGTTGGTTCCTATGTAGTGGTGCAGGACGGCTGCATGGAATGGGCCGCGGGCGCACCGCGCAGTGAGGACGACTGGTCCTGGAACAATCCAGTTCAGGCCATCAAGGAATTCACCGCGGGAAACTCGAGTTTCGAAGTCTCCGAACCGCCATTCGCCTTCAATGAAGGCAACGTCACGCGGCGTATCACCTACTGGCCCGAAGGCTACTTGCGCCGGATTCGCTGATCGATGGCCGTGCTCGTCACCGGCATCGCGGGTTTCATTGGCTCCCACCTGGGCCGGCAGCTCCTGAGCGACGGACATGAAGTGTGTGCGATCGTCCGGCCGGGAACTTCACTGTCGCGCATCGACGACTATCGCGATCGGGTGCGTGTGATCGAGGCAGATCTGGCCCGCCCGGATTCTTACGCAGGCGCACTCGCGGAGATTCGGCCCGAGCTGTGTTTTCACGTCGCCTGGTACGCCGTTCACGGGCGCTTCTGGAGCGCACCCGAGAACCTGGATTGCGTGACGATGAGTATCGCGCTGATGCAGACGTTGAGCGACGCCGGCTGTCCACGTCTAGTAGGCGTGGGCACCTGTGCGGAGTACGATTGGCAGCACGGGCTCTTGCAGGAAAACGTCACACCGTGTGAACCCACTAGCCTGTACGGTTCGGCCAAGCACGCAACTCATTTGCTACTGGAAGCCTGTGGTCGAGAGTCTGGCGTATCCACGGCCTGGGCCCGTCTGTTCTTTCCCTACGGTCCCGGTGAAGCCGAGACGCGATTGATTCCCCAGACCGCTCTGGCATTGCTCAGAGGCGAACGTGCGCGCTGTTCTCACGGCCGGCAGCGACGCGATTTCATACACGTCGACGACTGCGCGGCAGCACTTCGCGCGGTCGCGGTCAGCGATCTACAGGGACCGGTGAACATCGGAA from bacterium includes these protein-coding regions:
- a CDS encoding hydroxylase, whose amino-acid sequence is MIRIDTEKAIVEVETASGVQTFPMDSPEAFAAVSDAWLRCGWDNKYVYSFTWMGRPIIQMPEDLLRIQEVIYTVKPDVIVETGVAHGGSAIFYASLFRAIGKGRVIGIDIEIRPHNRKAIEEHELFDAITLIEGSSIDASIVERVKRELGPDEKVLVILDSKHTKDHVLAELEAYAPMASVGSYVVVQDGCMEWAAGAPRSEDDWSWNNPVQAIKEFTAGNSSFEVSEPPFAFNEGNVTRRITYWPEGYLRRIR
- a CDS encoding NAD(P)-dependent oxidoreductase, with product MAVLVTGIAGFIGSHLGRQLLSDGHEVCAIVRPGTSLSRIDDYRDRVRVIEADLARPDSYAGALAEIRPELCFHVAWYAVHGRFWSAPENLDCVTMSIALMQTLSDAGCPRLVGVGTCAEYDWQHGLLQENVTPCEPTSLYGSAKHATHLLLEACGRESGVSTAWARLFFPYGPGEAETRLIPQTALALLRGERARCSHGRQRRDFIHVDDCAAALRAVAVSDLQGPVNIGTGESVAIASIVKLIARACGRSMEDVDLGAIPAPEGDPEEIVAHTDKLFASGWRPSRALEDGLAESVEWWRKRV